A genomic segment from Gossypium hirsutum isolate 1008001.06 chromosome D04, Gossypium_hirsutum_v2.1, whole genome shotgun sequence encodes:
- the LOC107899620 gene encoding chaperone protein dnaJ 16 has product MPPHRSKSEKNDGIAKHLRRDPYEVLGVLRNSTDQEIKSAYRKMALKYHPDKNGNDPVAADMFKEVTFSYNILSDPDKRRQYDTAGFEAVEADNQELELDLSSLGAVNTMFAALFSKLGVPIKTTVSATVLEEALNGAVIVRPLQLGQPISRKVEKQCAHFYSVTITEDEARDGFVCRVQSSDKSKFKLLYFELEENGGLSLALQEDSAKTGKVTSAGMYFLGFPVYCLDQTTNSVAAAKDPDAAFFKKLDGFQPCEITELKPGKHVFAVYGDNFFKSVSYTIEAICAAPFIEEKENLRAVEAEILSKRAELSKFETEYREVLAQFTEMTGRYTKEMQEIDELLKQRNEIHASYTTIPLIKRSSSRKKSRAASKEAKEDGEVRDRKPSTRDRTKKKWYNIPLKVDKRKPC; this is encoded by the exons ATGGCATTGCGAAGCATCTTCGTCGAGATCCTTATGAGGTGCTTGGGGTATTGAGAAACTCGACGGATCAGGAAATTAAGAGCGCGTACAGAAAAATGGCCCTCAA GTACCATCCTGATAAGAATGGAAATGATCCTGTTGCAGCTGATATGTTCAAGGAGGTTACATTTTCTTATAATATATTGTCTGATCCGGATAAAAGACGCCAGTATGACACTGCTGGTTTTGAG GCTGTTGAAGCTGATAACCAAGAATTGGAGCTAGATCTTTCAAGTTTGGGGGCTGTGAACACCATGTTTGCTGCACTTTTTAG TAAACTTGGCGTGCCAATTAAGACCACTGTGTCTGCAACTGTTTTGGAGGAGGCACTTAATGGTGCGGTCATTGTTCGCCCACTTCAGCTGGGGCAACCTATTTCTAGGAAG GTTGAAAAACAATGCGCTCACTTCTACTCTGTCACAATAACAGAGGACGAAGCAAGAGATGGGTTTGTTTGCCGAGTACAATCATCTGATAAAAGCAAGTTCAAG TTATTATATTTTGAGCTAGAAGAAAATGGTGGATTAAGCCTTGCACTGCAG GAGGACAGTGCTAAAACAGGAAAAGTTACATCTGCTGGAATGTATTTTCTTGGCTTCCCTGTCTATTGCTTGGATCAAACAACCAACTCA GTAGCTGCCGCAAAGGATCCAGATGCAGCTTTCTTCAAAAAACTAGATGGATTTCAACCATGTGAAATAACTGAATTAAAACCAGGCAAACATGTATTTGCCGTTTATG GTGACAACTTTTTCAAAAGTGTAAGTTACACAATAGAAGCTATTTGTGCTGCCCCATTCATAGAGGAAAAGGAGAATCTTAGAGCAGTGGAGGCAGAGATTCTGTCCAAACGAGCAGAATTGTCAAAGTTTGAAACTGAATACAGAGAA GTCCTGGCACAATTTACTGAGATGACAGGCAGATACACGAAGGAAATGCAAGAG ATTGATGAGCTTCTGAAACAAAGGAATGAGATTCATGCCTCGTACACAACTATTCCTCTAATTAAGCGGAGTTCAAGTAGGAAAAAGAGTAGGGCTGCCTCCAAAGAGGCCAAAGAAGATGGTGAAGTAAGAGACAGGAAACCTTCTACGAGGGATAGAACCAAGAAGAAATGGTATAATATCCCCTTAAAAGTTGACAAGAGAAAGCCATGCTGA